From Verrucomicrobiia bacterium, the proteins below share one genomic window:
- a CDS encoding SDR family oxidoreductase, with product MRILIIGCGYVGLRVGAELAGQGHEVTGMRRGATNRAEIEAAGIRHITADITKPETLPPLERYDWVVHCVSSSRGGAEDYNRVYVEGTRNLIKWLAETAPQKLVYTSSTGVYAQKDAAWVDETSVTEPTTTGKVLLETEKLLLEAAAGKIPAIILRVAGIYGPGRTYWLNQLLSGEARLSVEGQRMMNMIHRDDVAGAVIACLRRGEPGRAYNAVDDAPVSQLEFFQWLSARLGRALPPVTAEPEEGKRAVTNKRVSNRRLKQDLRYDFKYPTFREGYEAEIQRLGLAPG from the coding sequence ATGCGGATTCTGATCATCGGCTGCGGGTATGTGGGATTGCGGGTTGGGGCGGAGTTGGCCGGCCAGGGCCATGAGGTTACCGGGATGCGCCGGGGCGCAACAAACAGGGCGGAAATCGAGGCGGCTGGGATTCGACACATCACGGCGGACATTACCAAGCCGGAGACCTTGCCCCCGCTGGAACGGTACGATTGGGTAGTTCATTGCGTTTCATCCTCACGCGGAGGAGCGGAGGATTACAACCGCGTTTATGTGGAAGGGACGCGGAATTTGATCAAATGGCTTGCAGAAACGGCGCCACAAAAGCTGGTTTATACGAGCAGCACAGGGGTTTACGCGCAGAAGGATGCGGCTTGGGTCGATGAGACCAGTGTTACGGAACCGACCACCACGGGAAAGGTCCTTCTGGAAACGGAGAAACTGCTGCTCGAAGCGGCAGCGGGCAAAATCCCGGCTATCATCCTGCGAGTAGCAGGGATTTATGGCCCGGGCCGCACGTACTGGCTTAACCAGCTCTTGAGCGGTGAAGCGCGCCTCAGTGTAGAGGGGCAGCGGATGATGAATATGATTCATCGCGATGATGTGGCTGGGGCCGTGATTGCCTGTTTGCGCAGAGGTGAACCGGGGCGCGCCTATAATGCGGTCGATGATGCGCCGGTAAGCCAATTGGAATTCTTTCAATGGTTATCCGCCAGACTAGGCCGCGCTTTGCCCCCAGTGACGGCTGAACCGGAAGAAGGAAAACGCGCCGTCACAAACAAGAGGGTTTCAAACCGGCGACTTAAACAAGATCTGAGGTACGATTTCAAGTACCCCACCTTTCGCGAAGGGTATGAGGCGGAGATACAGCGGCTGGGACTAGCCCCAGGATAA
- a CDS encoding DUF721 domain-containing protein — protein MVFPFKSIPPRGPGKSSARRQVLAQWRGVDLAPIEKAQASSARPMTSVLPNVLTDLRMDRRRSEAEILRAWNNLLDPNIVAHAQPTGINRGTLFVNVDSSVWLGEIVRYRRKEIIERLQHAFGRDLIAKISFRVG, from the coding sequence ATGGTTTTTCCGTTCAAGAGCATCCCGCCGCGGGGTCCGGGCAAATCCAGCGCGCGCCGGCAGGTCCTGGCCCAATGGCGCGGGGTTGACCTGGCGCCCATCGAAAAGGCGCAGGCCTCGAGCGCCCGCCCGATGACCAGCGTGCTGCCAAACGTCCTCACCGACTTGCGCATGGACCGGCGCCGCAGCGAGGCTGAAATCCTGCGCGCCTGGAACAACCTGCTGGACCCCAACATTGTGGCCCATGCCCAGCCCACCGGCATCAACCGCGGCACGCTCTTTGTGAATGTGGACAGCAGCGTCTGGTTGGGCGAAATCGTCCGGTACCGCCGGAAGGAAATTATCGAACGCCTCCAGCACGCGTTTGGCCGCGACCTAATCGCCAAGATTTCCTTCCGGGTGGGATGA
- the rpsO gene encoding 30S ribosomal protein S15, with product MQAKAKTISDFKLHERDTGSADVQIALLTQRINHLTEHLQKNKKDHSSRRGLLMMVGQRRRLLDYLQTTDVNRYQAVTKKLKLRK from the coding sequence ATGCAAGCCAAAGCCAAGACGATAAGTGATTTCAAGCTGCACGAGCGGGATACGGGTTCGGCGGATGTGCAGATTGCGCTCCTGACGCAGCGCATCAACCACTTGACTGAGCACCTGCAAAAGAACAAGAAAGACCACAGCTCTCGCCGCGGCTTGCTGATGATGGTGGGTCAACGCCGCCGGTTGTTGGATTATCTCCAAACCACCGACGTGAACCGCTATCAGGCCGTCACCAAGAAGTTGAAGTTGCGGAAATAG